Part of the Burkholderia sp. FERM BP-3421 genome, GTACGGGAAGTTCGGCAAGCCGAGCAGCGCGCCGGGAATCTCCGCCTGCGCGTGGATGCCGGGATTGATCAGCAGCTTCTTCGGGCCCATCAGCTTCGAGAACAGGCGCATCGACGAGTTCGGCGTGAACATGTCGTCCTCGAAGTTCTTGCTGAGGAACACGGGGGCGTTGCGCTTGTTGATCGCGTCGATGTAGCTCGCCGGCGAGCGAACGCGCGCCCACGCGACGATCTCGTCGACCTTCGCCTGCGGCGTGTTCGGATCGAGCAGCGCCTTGATGTACTGGTCGACGATCGGATCGAGCCGGCCCGTCACCTTGCCCGACAGGAACAGCACCGCCGACCAGGTCGCGTTCGGCGACTGCGCCGGATACAGCTGGTCGACCAGATCGCCCCAGCCGGACAGCGCGGCGGCGGTCTTGAGCCGCGGGTCCTGGGCCAGCGCGAGCAGCGACAGGCCCGCGCCGTATGAAATCCCGCTGACCGCGAGCCGGTCGGGGTCGGCGCCCGTGTTCGCGAGCGCCCAGTCGACCGCGGTCGACACGTCGCGGACGTCCTGCGGCCCCGCCACCTGCACCGTTCCGCCCGACAGGTAGAAGCCGCGCGGCGTATAGCTGAGCACCACGTAGCCGTCCTGGGCGAGCTTCTGCTGCTGGCCCAGGTACTCGAAGAAGTCGGAGGCGGCCCAGCTCGAGATCATGACGATCGTCGGGAACGTCTGGTCCGGGCGCGACTGCTTCGGCAGCGATACGTTGGCGGTCAGGCGCGTGCCGTCGGATGCGGTGATCGTCAGGTTGTTGACCCAGCAGGTGCCGTCGCGCGGCGAAATGACCCCGGGAAACTGGAATGGCGTCGTATACGCGGCTGCCTCGAGCGGCGTGGCCGGGCGGCAGGACACGGCGGCCTGCGACAACGACGCGGTCAAGGCCAGCCCAAGGCCGGCCATCATGCGGATGATCTTCACGTCCCCTCCGGTATTTGTCTCGTTGAGTTGTTTCGTTGAACTCACGGTCTCGATCGCCTCGGGCGACGCGCCGTTCGCCGGATTGAGCCATCGGGAACCGGGTCGGTCAAGGCGAACTGTAAGCTCGCGCACCGTGCGCCGAGGGTCTTGTCCGGGACGTGTGTTTGAGACGCAGGATGGGAAGCCCGGCGCGCGAGCCAATGCGCGCGATCGTTGCGCTGTCAGCCGTTTGAAACAATAAAGTGAGTAAACCTTCGAAATGTTGCGCTTGCCCGCTGCGCTTTGCGACGCGATCGGGAGAATCGGTGCGCGGGCGGGCTCGGCCGCCCTGCCCTCAGCGCGCGATACGGGTGAACAGGCGCGAGCGGGCCGCGGCGATCGCGAGCGCCGCCGTCGCCCCGCCCGCCAGCACATCGACCAGGTAGTGACCGCCGTGGATGGGCGTGGCCGCGATCATGAGCGCGTCGAGCGCGACGAACCAGGAAAACGGCCGCGTGCCGCGCAGCGCGTAGGCGAGCGCGACGGCGATCACCGTATGGAACGACGGGAAGGCGTAGAGG contains:
- a CDS encoding CocE/NonD family hydrolase — protein: MMAGLGLALTASLSQAAVSCRPATPLEAAAYTTPFQFPGVISPRDGTCWVNNLTITASDGTRLTANVSLPKQSRPDQTFPTIVMISSWAASDFFEYLGQQQKLAQDGYVVLSYTPRGFYLSGGTVQVAGPQDVRDVSTAVDWALANTGADPDRLAVSGISYGAGLSLLALAQDPRLKTAAALSGWGDLVDQLYPAQSPNATWSAVLFLSGKVTGRLDPIVDQYIKALLDPNTPQAKVDEIVAWARVRSPASYIDAINKRNAPVFLSKNFEDDMFTPNSSMRLFSKLMGPKKLLINPGIHAQAEIPGALLGLPNFPYDEAHRWFDRFLKGQQNGVDTGPQVSMQIKFSTTRDTFDTWPASNVRAQTLYVGPRGGLRWELGCLCWKGTNGALQATPNTVAGGDLIQNFSDTTATSGPIPILSTFGEGLGAPVINALPSVALATGVRYEGAPLAAPMQLRGVAQLNLRVAPSQARAQVVAYLYDVDALGIGKLITHGARTVHWATPGATIDFPIEFSATAYDVPAGHHIGVVLDTYDSLYQPPVNPGERFGVTFQFDPTRQATLVLPVKS